A portion of the Bacteroides faecium genome contains these proteins:
- a CDS encoding radical SAM protein: protein MKTVPLIGIARHRLSIDGEGVTTLVAFHGCPLHCKYCLNPTCLQPDGIWKNYDCNQLYEEVRKDELYFLASRGGVTFGGGEPLLQSKFIRQFRQLCGPEWRITVETSLNVPTQNIEELITVIDNYIIDIKDTNNDIYQQYTGKDNKNVFCNLRYLIEHGKAEQIIVRTPLIPHYNTENDIEHSIQLLKEMGITQFDRFTYKTPKSYQP, encoded by the coding sequence ATGAAAACAGTACCCCTCATAGGCATTGCCCGTCATCGACTTTCCATTGACGGTGAAGGAGTCACAACATTAGTGGCTTTTCACGGTTGTCCGCTACATTGCAAGTACTGTCTCAATCCAACTTGTCTACAACCTGACGGCATTTGGAAGAACTACGACTGCAACCAGCTCTATGAAGAAGTACGTAAAGACGAACTATACTTTCTGGCCAGTCGCGGCGGAGTCACTTTTGGCGGTGGTGAGCCATTGCTGCAAAGCAAGTTTATCCGGCAATTCCGTCAGCTTTGCGGACCGGAATGGAGAATTACCGTCGAGACCTCTCTCAATGTTCCGACGCAAAATATAGAAGAACTTATCACAGTCATTGATAATTATATCATTGACATTAAAGATACCAACAACGATATCTATCAACAATATACAGGTAAAGACAATAAGAATGTATTCTGCAACCTCCGATATTTAATCGAGCATGGTAAAGCAGAGCAAATCATCGTCCGTACCCCGCTCATTCCCCACTACAATACAGAGAATGATATTGAGCATAGCATACAACTCTTGAAAGAAATGGGAATCACCCAATTCGACCGGTTCACTTATAAAACTCCAAAATCCTATCAGCCATGA
- a CDS encoding UvrD-helicase domain-containing protein → MSELLVYKASAGSGKTFTLAVEYIKLLILNPRAYRQILAVTFTNKATAEMKERILSQLYGIQTSDKDSEAYLNRIKEETGKTEQEIREAAGVALSYMLHDYSRFRVETIDSFFQSVMRNLARELELSPNLNIELNNTEVLSDAVDSMIEKLGPTSPVLAWLLDYINERIADDKRWNVSDEVKSFGRNIFDEGYIEKGEKLRERLRNPGTIKEYRKHLKALETEVLEQMKGFYDQFEGELDRHALAADDLKGGSRGIGSYFRKLNNGVLSNDIRNTTVEKCLEDAKNWATKTSPRYADIINLANSSLMQILEDAEKLRPRNNMLLNSCRLSLQHLNKVQLLANIDEEVRQLNHDNNRFLLSDTNALLHQLVKDGDSSFVFEKIGTNIRNVMIDEFQDTSRMQWGNFKLLLLEGLSQGANSLIVGDVKQSIYRWRNGDWGILNGLNDHIEHFPIRVKTLATNRRSETTVIRFNNHIFTAAADYLNGVYKEQLGKDCEDLQKAYADVVQESPRSTEKGYVKVSFLEPDEEHDYTEQTLISLGAEVEHLLANGVRLNDITILVRKNKSIPRIADYFDKELHYKIVSDEAFRLNASLAICMMMDALRYLSDENNKIARAQLAVAYQNEVLQKGLDWNTLLLLPVENYLPSAFFERIKELRLMPLYELLEELFSIFEMKNIKAQDAYLFAFFDAVTDYLQNNSSELDAFIRYWDETLCSKTIPSGEVEGIRIFSIHKSKGLEFHTVLLPFCDWKLENETNNQLVWCAPQAAPFNALDILPINYSTQMAESIYGNDYLHERLQLWVDNLNLLYVAFTRAGKNLIIWSKKAQKGTMSELLANALPVVALKEGIDWEEDCYEQGKLCPSEEDKAKTSTNKLTQKPEKLPVQMESMRHDIEFRQSNRSADFIQGIEEEESDDRFINRGRLLHTLFSVIETAEDIEPAIDRLIFEGVIRNEEKEEMAREVAQKAFSSPEIQDWYSGEWTLFNECAIIYKEKGVLQTRRPDRVMMKDGQVVVVDFKFGKENPKYNKQVKGYMQLLTKMGYKNITGYLWYVDEERIEKV, encoded by the coding sequence ATGAGCGAACTCCTTGTTTATAAAGCCTCTGCAGGTTCGGGAAAAACATTTACCCTGGCTGTAGAATATATTAAGCTACTTATTCTTAATCCACGTGCCTATCGTCAGATTCTGGCTGTAACCTTTACAAACAAAGCCACGGCAGAGATGAAAGAACGCATTCTCAGCCAGCTTTATGGCATCCAGACGAGTGATAAAGATTCCGAAGCCTATCTCAACCGTATCAAGGAAGAGACTGGTAAAACGGAACAGGAAATACGTGAAGCAGCAGGTGTTGCCCTCAGCTATATGTTGCATGATTACAGCCGTTTTCGGGTAGAGACAATCGACTCTTTCTTCCAGTCCGTCATGCGTAACCTGGCACGGGAACTGGAACTCAGTCCGAACCTGAATATAGAACTGAACAACACCGAAGTACTTAGTGATGCAGTAGACAGTATGATTGAAAAGTTAGGTCCTACCTCTCCTGTCCTCGCCTGGTTGTTAGACTATATCAACGAACGGATTGCCGACGATAAACGTTGGAACGTATCGGACGAAGTCAAGAGTTTCGGACGCAATATCTTTGATGAAGGCTATATTGAGAAAGGAGAAAAACTTCGTGAACGACTGCGCAACCCAGGTACTATCAAAGAATACCGTAAACACCTGAAAGCCCTGGAAACCGAGGTCTTGGAACAAATGAAAGGCTTCTACGACCAATTCGAAGGAGAATTGGACAGACACGCATTGGCTGCCGATGACCTGAAAGGTGGCTCACGAGGAATCGGCAGCTACTTCCGTAAACTCAACAATGGAGTTTTAAGCAACGATATACGTAATACCACAGTAGAGAAATGCCTGGAAGATGCCAAGAACTGGGCAACCAAGACTTCACCCCGCTATGCGGACATCATTAACTTGGCCAATTCCAGCCTTATGCAAATTCTGGAAGATGCCGAAAAGTTACGTCCACGAAACAATATGCTGCTGAACAGTTGCCGGCTGTCCCTGCAACATCTCAATAAAGTACAACTTCTCGCCAATATCGATGAAGAAGTACGCCAACTGAACCACGATAACAACCGGTTCCTACTATCAGACACCAACGCCCTACTCCATCAATTAGTAAAAGACGGCGATTCTTCTTTTGTATTCGAAAAGATAGGGACGAATATCCGCAATGTCATGATAGACGAGTTTCAGGATACCAGCCGAATGCAATGGGGCAACTTCAAACTACTTTTACTCGAAGGATTATCCCAAGGGGCAAACAGCCTGATTGTCGGGGACGTGAAGCAATCTATCTACCGTTGGAGAAATGGGGATTGGGGAATTCTCAACGGACTGAACGACCATATCGAACATTTCCCGATTCGTGTCAAGACATTGGCTACCAACCGGCGTAGTGAGACCACTGTCATCCGGTTCAACAACCATATATTCACAGCCGCTGCCGACTATCTGAACGGAGTCTACAAAGAACAGCTGGGCAAAGATTGCGAAGACTTGCAAAAAGCCTATGCCGACGTCGTGCAGGAATCTCCCCGAAGTACAGAAAAGGGATATGTAAAAGTCTCTTTTCTCGAACCCGACGAAGAGCACGACTATACCGAACAGACACTAATCAGCCTGGGAGCAGAAGTAGAACATCTGCTTGCCAACGGTGTACGGCTAAATGACATAACCATCCTTGTACGAAAGAACAAAAGCATCCCACGCATCGCTGATTATTTTGACAAAGAACTGCATTACAAAATAGTATCGGATGAAGCATTCCGCCTGAATGCTTCCTTGGCTATTTGTATGATGATGGATGCTTTGCGCTATCTCTCGGACGAAAATAATAAGATAGCCCGTGCCCAACTGGCAGTAGCCTATCAGAACGAAGTTTTACAAAAAGGGCTGGACTGGAATACCCTCCTGCTTCTTCCTGTCGAAAACTATCTTCCATCCGCATTTTTTGAAAGGATAAAAGAACTGAGGCTAATGCCTCTCTATGAATTGTTAGAAGAACTATTCAGCATCTTCGAGATGAAGAATATCAAGGCCCAGGATGCTTACCTGTTTGCCTTTTTTGATGCAGTAACGGATTACCTGCAAAACAACTCTTCCGAGCTTGACGCATTCATCCGTTATTGGGATGAAACATTATGCAGCAAAACGATTCCAAGCGGAGAGGTAGAAGGTATCCGAATCTTCTCCATACACAAATCCAAAGGATTGGAATTCCACACAGTGCTTCTTCCTTTCTGTGACTGGAAATTAGAGAATGAAACGAATAACCAATTAGTATGGTGCGCCCCTCAGGCAGCCCCCTTCAACGCTTTGGATATTCTTCCTATCAACTACTCCACGCAGATGGCGGAATCCATATATGGAAACGACTATCTGCACGAACGCTTGCAACTATGGGTAGACAACTTAAATTTGCTGTATGTCGCTTTCACCCGGGCAGGAAAGAATCTTATCATCTGGAGCAAAAAAGCCCAGAAAGGTACAATGTCGGAACTACTGGCAAACGCACTCCCTGTCGTAGCGCTCAAAGAAGGGATAGATTGGGAAGAAGACTGTTATGAACAAGGTAAACTCTGCCCTTCGGAAGAAGATAAAGCTAAGACCTCTACCAATAAGCTTACTCAGAAACCGGAAAAGCTACCTGTTCAAATGGAGTCCATGCGCCATGATATTGAATTCCGCCAGTCCAACCGCTCAGCGGACTTCATACAAGGAATTGAAGAAGAGGAATCCGACGACCGTTTTATCAATCGCGGACGTTTGCTGCATACCCTATTCTCCGTTATCGAAACGGCAGAGGATATTGAACCCGCCATTGACCGGCTTATCTTTGAAGGAGTAATCAGAAACGAAGAAAAAGAGGAAATGGCACGTGAAGTCGCACAAAAGGCTTTCTCATCCCCCGAGATACAAGACTGGTATTCAGGAGAATGGACACTGTTCAACGAATGTGCCATCATTTACAAGGAAAAAGGAGTCTTGCAAACTCGCCGTCCCGACCGTGTAATGATGAAAGACGGGCAGGTAGTTGTCGTCGACTTTAAATTCGGCAAAGAGAATCCCAAATACAATAAACAGGTGAAAGGATATATGCAACTGCTCACCAAAATGGGATATAAAAATATCACTGGATATCTGTGGTATGTAGACGAAGAAAGAATAGAAAAAGTATAG
- a CDS encoding RNA polymerase sigma-70 factor: MSQSPIFLDINNNKSVINALKAGEEKVFDAVYRHYFRRLCAFCSQYVAEQEEIEEIVQETMMWLWENRSSLMPELTLKTLLFTIVKNKALNRISHFEIKRKVHQEIVEKYEGEFSNPDFYLENELLRLYEEALKQLPEEYRKAYEMNRNHRLTHKEIAEKLKVSPQTVNYRIGQALKLLRVALKDYLPLFILCFGVDFLKKFY; the protein is encoded by the coding sequence ATGTCACAATCTCCAATATTTCTAGATATTAATAACAATAAATCTGTCATCAATGCTCTGAAAGCAGGCGAAGAAAAAGTTTTTGACGCGGTCTACCGTCATTACTTCCGACGATTGTGCGCCTTCTGCTCGCAGTACGTTGCCGAGCAGGAAGAGATTGAGGAAATTGTGCAGGAAACAATGATGTGGTTGTGGGAAAACCGTTCCAGTCTCATGCCGGAACTGACATTGAAAACCCTTCTTTTTACGATAGTCAAAAACAAAGCACTGAACCGTATCTCCCATTTTGAGATTAAACGGAAAGTACATCAGGAAATAGTAGAAAAATACGAAGGTGAATTCAGCAATCCGGATTTCTATTTAGAAAATGAACTCCTGCGACTTTACGAAGAAGCGTTAAAACAACTTCCTGAAGAATATCGGAAAGCATATGAAATGAACCGTAATCATCGTTTAACTCACAAAGAGATAGCCGAAAAACTCAAGGTTTCTCCACAAACTGTCAATTACAGAATCGGGCAGGCTTTGAAGTTACTGCGAGTAGCTTTAAAAGACTATCTGCCTCTATTCATACTTTGTTTCGGAGTTGATTTTCTGAAAAAGTTTTATTAA
- a CDS encoding FecR family protein translates to MDEIFLLSYLRGECNDEEAGRVEAWCKEAPENRKVLEQLYYTLFVGDRVAMMNAVDTEASLDKFKSAVREKEKKAKRKNMSIRWGRYSTVAAAFLAGLVFAGGLTWGLVSNKLSDYEVLTVAGQRAQTVLPDGSKVWLNASSKLVYHNSFWSSDRQVDLSGEAYFEVAHDKHAPFIVNSKQIKTCVLGTKFNVRAREEENRVVTTLLQGLVRVDSPRTEDNGYLLKPGQTLNVNTDTYQAELIEYNQPTDVLLWINGKLMFKQHSLLEITNVMEKLYDIKFVYEDDALKTERFTGEFSTDSTPDEILNVLMHTNHFNYKKNGRVIRLIKKK, encoded by the coding sequence ATGGATGAAATATTCTTGTTGAGTTATCTACGGGGTGAATGTAATGACGAGGAAGCCGGACGGGTGGAAGCCTGGTGCAAGGAAGCGCCGGAGAACCGGAAAGTTCTGGAACAGCTATACTATACTCTTTTTGTAGGTGACCGGGTAGCGATGATGAATGCCGTAGATACAGAGGCGTCATTAGATAAATTTAAATCGGCTGTTCGGGAGAAAGAAAAGAAGGCCAAACGGAAGAATATGTCAATCCGTTGGGGACGTTATAGTACTGTGGCTGCTGCTTTCCTTGCCGGACTTGTTTTTGCAGGCGGGCTTACTTGGGGGCTGGTATCTAATAAACTTTCGGACTATGAGGTGCTGACTGTTGCAGGACAAAGAGCACAGACTGTACTCCCGGATGGCAGTAAGGTATGGCTGAATGCATCTTCAAAATTGGTTTATCATAACTCTTTCTGGAGTTCGGACCGCCAGGTTGACCTGTCAGGTGAAGCTTATTTTGAGGTGGCTCATGATAAGCATGCTCCGTTTATAGTAAACAGTAAGCAAATCAAGACATGCGTGTTGGGGACTAAATTCAATGTGCGGGCACGCGAAGAAGAGAATAGGGTAGTGACTACTTTGCTTCAAGGATTGGTTCGGGTGGATTCTCCACGGACAGAGGATAATGGCTATTTGCTGAAACCGGGACAAACATTGAACGTGAATACGGATACTTATCAGGCTGAACTGATTGAGTATAACCAACCTACGGATGTTCTTTTGTGGATTAACGGCAAACTGATGTTCAAGCAACATTCGCTATTGGAAATTACCAATGTCATGGAGAAGTTGTATGATATTAAATTTGTTTATGAGGATGATGCTCTGAAAACTGAACGATTTACTGGTGAATTCTCAACTGATAGCACACCGGATGAAATTCTTAATGTTTTGATGCATACTAATCATTTCAACTATAAGAAAAACGGACGGGTGATTCGGTTGATAAAGAAGAAATAA
- a CDS encoding BT_3987 domain-containing protein: MKKIVMTLFGALLLAGCQNELYTESQKDNGSGQGAYIAAEGPIQIFVEEGREYFIKDVKVGLTVKEDKAFDVPLIVGDQTQLDEYNKKNNTSYLMLPPEMYEMPTVMNFKPNLAMQSIPVSLKNLKFSLKGDYALPIRLSNGSASPIPGEEEALLILEKRTRTKVLLMNGSGSESDKMFPQDFKVKQWTMEAMVKRSAYNANNRSIGGTKLVANAGPHDEIYTRFGDVTIDPNQLQIKTGSAQIDVPKNKFAAKPNEWYMLTFVYDGKITYVYVNGDLVASSEIRDGEYGLIGFWIGGANEYIREVRFWDIARTQQQIKAFTWKMVNPDEKGLLLYYPCNGLKRNHETGEITEDDTMIWNWATYYNGDKDNLNLPMKGRFDDNGGKMFVFPAE; this comes from the coding sequence ATGAAAAAAATAGTTATGACTCTGTTCGGTGCATTGCTTCTAGCAGGTTGCCAGAACGAATTATATACGGAATCTCAAAAAGATAACGGAAGCGGTCAAGGTGCATACATTGCCGCTGAGGGTCCTATTCAGATTTTCGTAGAAGAGGGTAGAGAATATTTCATCAAAGATGTGAAAGTCGGATTGACGGTAAAGGAGGACAAAGCATTCGATGTTCCTTTAATCGTTGGTGACCAGACACAACTTGACGAATACAACAAGAAGAATAACACATCCTATCTGATGCTACCGCCCGAAATGTATGAGATGCCGACTGTTATGAACTTCAAACCCAATCTGGCTATGCAGTCCATACCGGTTTCATTGAAAAATCTGAAATTTTCATTGAAAGGAGATTATGCATTGCCTATCCGTTTGTCTAATGGCTCTGCCTCTCCGATTCCGGGTGAAGAAGAAGCGTTGCTTATTCTAGAGAAACGTACGCGTACCAAAGTACTTCTTATGAATGGCTCAGGAAGTGAGAGTGACAAAATGTTCCCACAGGACTTTAAGGTGAAACAATGGACTATGGAAGCTATGGTTAAGCGTTCTGCATACAATGCCAACAATAGGTCTATTGGGGGAACAAAACTGGTTGCCAATGCCGGACCTCATGATGAAATTTACACTCGGTTTGGAGATGTAACCATTGACCCCAATCAATTGCAAATAAAAACGGGTTCTGCCCAAATAGATGTTCCGAAGAATAAATTTGCCGCTAAACCCAATGAATGGTATATGCTTACGTTTGTGTATGACGGTAAAATAACTTATGTGTATGTAAATGGCGATCTGGTAGCATCCAGTGAGATTAGGGACGGAGAGTATGGCCTGATTGGTTTCTGGATAGGGGGCGCCAACGAATATATCCGCGAAGTTCGTTTCTGGGATATCGCACGCACTCAACAGCAAATCAAAGCATTTACTTGGAAAATGGTAAATCCGGACGAAAAAGGATTGTTGCTTTACTATCCGTGTAACGGGCTAAAACGTAATCACGAGACCGGTGAAATCACAGAGGATGATACTATGATATGGAACTGGGCTACTTATTACAACGGCGATAAGGATAATCTGAATCTTCCGATGAAAGGCAGATTTGATGATAACGGTGGCAAAATGTTTGTATTCCCTGCCGAATAA
- a CDS encoding endo-beta-N-acetylglucosaminidase family protein, which produces MRLRNYLYIGIAALSFVACSDWTETERVTFPEQEDITRHIPFIEAQGEEDLMPSQREYYRQLREYRKTPHVKGFGWYGNWTGKGTNPQNYLKMLPDSVDFVSLWGARGYLSDEQKADLKFFQEVKGGKALLCWIVQDIGSAITPQGKDMHQYWVEELGEGDPVKGSIAYANAICDTIEKYNIDGFDIDYEPGYGHSGTIANGQEISPKGNTKMQAFIETLSARLRPAGRMLVMDGQPDLLSTETSKLIDHYIYQAYWESNTNSVIRKINHPHLEDWERKTIITAEFEQGWRTGGITYYSSSVRPEFRYIYGAQLFDYATMDLPSGKRIGGIGTYHMEYDFANEPSYKWLRTALYYGNQVYPGKFE; this is translated from the coding sequence ATGAGATTACGTAATTATTTATACATTGGTATTGCAGCTTTGAGCTTTGTAGCCTGTTCTGATTGGACAGAGACAGAGCGTGTGACGTTCCCCGAACAAGAAGATATAACACGCCACATCCCTTTTATTGAAGCACAGGGAGAGGAGGATTTAATGCCTTCGCAACGTGAATATTATCGCCAACTCAGAGAGTACCGTAAAACTCCTCATGTGAAGGGTTTCGGCTGGTATGGAAACTGGACCGGTAAAGGTACGAATCCTCAGAATTATCTGAAGATGTTGCCCGATAGTGTAGATTTTGTTTCGCTGTGGGGGGCCAGAGGTTACTTATCTGACGAACAGAAAGCAGACTTGAAATTCTTCCAAGAGGTAAAAGGAGGGAAAGCCCTGCTTTGTTGGATTGTTCAGGATATTGGTTCCGCCATTACTCCACAAGGTAAGGATATGCACCAATACTGGGTAGAAGAACTAGGTGAGGGTGATCCTGTAAAAGGAAGTATCGCTTATGCAAATGCTATTTGTGACACTATTGAAAAATATAATATAGATGGTTTTGATATTGACTACGAACCGGGATATGGACATTCGGGAACCATAGCTAATGGTCAGGAAATAAGTCCGAAAGGTAATACAAAAATGCAAGCCTTTATAGAAACTTTGAGTGCCCGTTTACGTCCTGCAGGCAGAATGCTGGTAATGGATGGGCAACCGGATCTTTTGTCTACAGAAACATCTAAATTAATAGATCATTATATCTATCAGGCTTATTGGGAAAGTAATACAAATAGTGTTATCAGGAAAATCAATCATCCGCATTTAGAGGATTGGGAGCGTAAAACCATTATCACAGCTGAGTTTGAACAAGGTTGGAGAACCGGTGGCATTACCTATTATTCCAGTTCTGTGCGTCCTGAATTCAGGTATATTTATGGGGCACAACTCTTTGATTATGCAACGATGGACTTGCCTAGTGGCAAACGAATCGGTGGCATAGGTACTTATCACATGGAGTATGATTTTGCCAACGAACCTTCTTACAAGTGGTTGAGAACTGCTCTTTATTATGGTAACCAGGTTTATCCCGGCAAATTTGAATAA
- a CDS encoding SusD/RagB family nutrient-binding outer membrane lipoprotein gives MKMKKYLLLIFSLSFLTACEDYVDINKSTTGVTDGDLEAGGLIYGTQLMDMQQRVIPIGSPSKTTEPGNDLAVTDVMSSGQYIGYFGMNNNWRLGTEATWDFADNRMNYAYEQLYMKVYQPWVQIYQKIGTSDEPEKQEIMAIFNVVKVAGWLRATDCFGPIVYTNAGNGDIAPALDKQEDVYKAMLKDLATCADVLNKATSKIMPKYDLIYDGDPVKWTKLANSLMLRMAVRVHFVNEALAKEYIAKALDPKNGGVIESKADEAKIGNTSKYPLLNSLIATIDYKENRMGATAWSYLTGYSDPRLEKYYTEGTYNETKGYYCIAPGNTQGQGTGKNSAEFASSPKVENADPLYWFRASETYFLKAEAALYDLIAEDVKNLYEAGVKMSMEEWGITDAVATAYLSKGSVKPAALTTSDYHYSNYSNPYGFDITAGNVSPKWDAAASEEGKLQQIITQKYLALYPNGIEAWTEYRRTGYPYLADLFDSNLPNKIGADAKARTPERFSFSTKEHQGNPNMSSLSTLLNGPDKGGTKLWWVRSGRPVQ, from the coding sequence ATGAAAATGAAGAAATACTTATTATTAATCTTTTCGCTAAGTTTCTTAACTGCTTGTGAAGATTATGTTGACATAAATAAAAGTACTACGGGTGTGACAGATGGAGATCTGGAGGCAGGCGGATTGATATACGGCACACAGTTGATGGATATGCAACAGCGGGTTATTCCTATCGGCTCGCCGAGTAAGACAACCGAACCGGGCAATGACCTGGCGGTTACGGACGTGATGTCATCCGGTCAGTATATAGGTTATTTCGGGATGAATAACAACTGGAGGTTGGGCACGGAAGCTACTTGGGATTTTGCAGACAATCGAATGAACTATGCATACGAACAGCTTTACATGAAAGTATATCAGCCTTGGGTGCAGATATACCAAAAAATCGGGACGAGCGATGAGCCTGAGAAACAAGAAATTATGGCTATATTTAATGTAGTGAAAGTTGCAGGTTGGTTAAGAGCTACCGATTGTTTCGGTCCTATCGTATATACCAATGCAGGAAACGGTGACATCGCTCCGGCACTCGACAAACAGGAAGATGTGTATAAGGCTATGCTGAAAGATTTGGCTACTTGTGCAGATGTTCTCAACAAAGCGACTTCGAAGATTATGCCCAAATATGATTTAATCTATGATGGGGACCCCGTGAAATGGACGAAACTCGCCAATTCCTTAATGCTGAGAATGGCAGTCCGCGTTCACTTTGTCAATGAAGCTTTAGCAAAAGAATATATTGCGAAAGCATTGGACCCTAAGAATGGAGGCGTGATTGAAAGCAAAGCTGACGAAGCTAAAATCGGTAATACAAGCAAGTACCCGTTACTCAATTCTCTCATCGCCACAATTGATTATAAAGAAAACCGGATGGGTGCCACGGCTTGGTCTTATCTTACCGGTTATAGCGATCCGCGTTTGGAAAAGTACTACACGGAAGGTACATATAACGAAACAAAAGGATATTATTGCATTGCTCCCGGCAATACTCAAGGACAGGGAACAGGTAAGAATAGCGCAGAATTTGCATCTTCTCCCAAAGTGGAAAATGCAGATCCTTTGTATTGGTTCAGAGCTTCCGAAACTTATTTCTTAAAAGCTGAAGCGGCATTGTATGACTTGATAGCAGAAGACGTAAAGAACTTGTATGAAGCGGGCGTGAAAATGTCTATGGAAGAATGGGGCATTACGGATGCAGTAGCTACTGCCTACTTAAGCAAAGGCAGTGTGAAACCGGCAGCGTTGACAACGAGTGATTATCATTATTCCAATTATTCTAATCCCTACGGTTTTGACATCACTGCCGGAAACGTTTCTCCCAAATGGGATGCCGCCGCTTCGGAAGAAGGAAAATTGCAACAGATCATTACTCAGAAATATCTTGCTCTCTATCCTAATGGAATAGAAGCGTGGACGGAATATCGCAGAACAGGTTATCCTTATCTGGCAGATCTCTTTGACAGCAACTTGCCCAATAAGATAGGTGCAGATGCAAAAGCCCGGACACCGGAACGTTTCAGCTTTTCAACAAAGGAACATCAGGGCAACCCTAATATGTCGTCTCTTTCTACTTTGCTAAATGGTCCGGATAAAGGGGGCACTAAACTTTGGTGGGTACGTTCCGGCAGGCCTGTCCAGTAA